Proteins encoded by one window of Ramlibacter tataouinensis:
- a CDS encoding EcsC family protein — protein sequence MARASGEDLPEPETKLACLQVFALGGTSRSDDGAETGYFATPGAPGQRSARDAAAHIAQKGMSTEGAPALVRLIAMISTRFNVQVTEKAAAQAVPVIGAVAGALVNLAFTDHFQNISRVHFTVRRLERIYSPAVVQGALRSPVVPRPE from the coding sequence ATGGCACGGGCCAGCGGCGAGGACTTGCCTGAGCCCGAAACCAAGCTCGCCTGCCTGCAGGTATTCGCCCTCGGCGGCACGTCCAGAAGCGATGACGGCGCCGAGACGGGCTACTTCGCCACTCCGGGCGCTCCTGGCCAACGCAGTGCGCGCGACGCAGCCGCGCACATTGCCCAAAAGGGCATGAGCACCGAGGGCGCCCCGGCGCTCGTCAGGCTGATTGCCATGATCAGCACCCGGTTCAACGTCCAGGTGACCGAAAAGGCGGCCGCGCAGGCGGTGCCGGTGATCGGCGCGGTGGCCGGCGCGCTGGTCAACTTGGCGTTCACCGACCACTTCCAGAACATCAGCCGGGTGCACTTCACCGTACGGCGACTGGAGAGGATCTACTCACCTGCGGTGGTGCAGGGCGCGCTACGGTCGCCTGTAGTGCCGCGGCCTGAGTAG
- a CDS encoding PxKF domain-containing protein, producing MRFKTYVAPLTSWSFSGFLAPLEPWPAINELRAGAVVPVKFSFGANKGLDIFSAAPSSVLANCDGSVPAGFPGESTNSPGQSDLRYDSTTQQYTYLWRTGKNWRDTCRQLVLRFKDGSTHIANFQFIR from the coding sequence ATGCGGTTCAAGACCTATGTGGCGCCGCTCACCTCCTGGAGCTTCAGCGGCTTCTTGGCTCCCCTTGAACCATGGCCGGCGATCAACGAGCTGCGGGCCGGCGCGGTGGTTCCCGTGAAGTTCAGTTTTGGAGCCAACAAAGGGCTAGACATCTTCAGCGCCGCCCCCTCCAGCGTTCTCGCGAACTGCGACGGTTCCGTGCCAGCGGGCTTTCCCGGCGAGTCAACCAACAGCCCTGGCCAGTCGGACCTACGATACGACTCGACGACTCAGCAATACACCTATCTCTGGAGAACGGGGAAAAACTGGAGGGACACCTGCCGCCAGCTGGTGCTGCGCTTCAAGGATGGAAGTACGCACATCGCCAACTTTCAGTTCATAAGGTAG
- a CDS encoding cupin domain-containing protein: MPIDSADIGSLEQLYPVLNRERYTAGWHKARPSLWKEPKTPFEPRQWRYAEARRYIDLAAQWIGTEQAERRNLLMFNPVADNDYASLPNLVAAYQMLRPGEHARAHRHSPNALRLVLDAKEEVYTVVDGVQLPMVPGDVLLTPGWCWHSHFDHGEHDAYWIDFLDVPLVHRLESMFFEPHPEQFQQVEHKPAASPMRFSAADQDRLLAQVPQQGGVRSVRLDTPSMRTIALTVHELAAGARTPLRRDAASRLVAITQGRGQVEVGQHLFDCERGDLVAIPIWHEYRIVAATGLRLLEVSDEPVQQMLGFYRNELRA, translated from the coding sequence ATGCCCATCGACAGCGCCGACATCGGCAGCCTGGAGCAGCTCTACCCGGTGCTCAACCGCGAGCGCTACACCGCCGGCTGGCACAAGGCCCGCCCTTCCCTGTGGAAGGAGCCGAAAACGCCTTTCGAGCCGCGCCAGTGGCGCTATGCCGAGGCGCGCCGCTACATCGACCTGGCCGCCCAGTGGATCGGCACCGAACAGGCCGAGCGGCGCAACCTGCTGATGTTCAACCCGGTGGCCGACAACGACTATGCGTCGCTGCCCAACCTGGTGGCCGCCTACCAGATGCTGCGCCCGGGTGAACATGCCCGTGCCCACCGCCACTCGCCCAACGCGTTGCGGCTGGTGCTGGACGCGAAGGAAGAGGTCTACACCGTGGTGGACGGGGTGCAACTGCCGATGGTCCCTGGGGACGTGCTGCTGACGCCCGGCTGGTGCTGGCACAGCCACTTCGATCACGGCGAGCACGACGCCTACTGGATCGACTTCCTGGATGTGCCGCTGGTGCATCGGCTCGAGTCGATGTTCTTCGAGCCGCACCCCGAGCAGTTCCAGCAGGTCGAGCACAAGCCGGCCGCTTCGCCGATGCGCTTTTCCGCGGCCGACCAGGATCGGCTGCTGGCGCAGGTGCCGCAGCAGGGCGGCGTGCGCTCGGTGCGGCTGGACACGCCCTCGATGCGCACCATCGCCCTCACGGTCCACGAGTTGGCCGCAGGCGCCCGGACACCGCTGCGCAGGGATGCGGCCTCGCGTTTGGTCGCCATCACGCAGGGTCGCGGCCAGGTTGAAGTCGGCCAGCACCTGTTCGACTGCGAGCGCGGCGACCTGGTGGCGATTCCGATCTGGCACGAGTACCGGATCGTGGCCGCGACCGGGCTGCGGCTGCTGGAGGTGTCCGACGAGCCGGTACAGCAGATGCTCGGCTTTTATCGAAACGAACTTCGCGCCTGA
- a CDS encoding NAD-dependent succinate-semialdehyde dehydrogenase, producing the protein MDMKTSPLAQLKDPSLLKTDALVGGHWVKGAARFDVHDPATGAKLADVANLGAAEAQQAIAAADAAWPAWRGKTAKERSGLMRKWFDLLMAHQEDLARLMTAENGKPLAESRGEVAYGASFVEWFAEEAKRVNGETLPTYDNNKRVSVIRQPIGVCAAITPWNFPLAMITRKVAPALAAGCTVVIKPAELTPLTALAAAELALRAGIPAGVLNLVTADSANSIAVGKVLCASDVVRHLSFTGSTEVGRILMAQSAPTIKKLSLELGGNAPFIVFDDADLDSAVEGAIASKYRNAGQTCVCANRLYVQAGVYDAFVEKLAARVRGFKVGNGFEDGVVQGPLIEPAALDKVQKHVEDAQAKGGQVVVGGKRLQGQFFEPTVIAGATGDMLCAREETFGPVAPVFRFETEQQAITAANNTEFGLASYFYSRDVGRIVRVSEALEYGMVGINTGIISTEHVPFGGVKQSGLGREGSSHGIDEYVEMKYLCVGDVLS; encoded by the coding sequence ATGGACATGAAGACCTCGCCACTGGCGCAACTGAAAGACCCCTCCCTGCTCAAGACCGATGCCCTGGTCGGCGGCCACTGGGTAAAGGGCGCCGCCCGCTTCGACGTGCACGACCCCGCCACCGGCGCCAAGCTGGCCGACGTGGCCAACCTGGGCGCCGCCGAGGCGCAACAGGCGATCGCCGCCGCCGACGCTGCCTGGCCGGCCTGGCGCGGCAAGACTGCCAAGGAACGCAGCGGGCTGATGCGCAAGTGGTTCGACCTGCTGATGGCCCACCAGGAGGACCTCGCCCGGCTGATGACGGCCGAGAACGGCAAGCCGCTGGCCGAGTCGCGCGGGGAAGTGGCCTACGGCGCCAGCTTCGTCGAGTGGTTCGCCGAGGAGGCCAAGCGCGTCAACGGCGAGACCCTGCCGACCTACGACAACAACAAGCGCGTGTCGGTGATCCGCCAGCCCATCGGCGTGTGCGCCGCCATCACCCCCTGGAACTTCCCGCTGGCCATGATCACGCGCAAGGTGGCGCCGGCGCTGGCCGCCGGCTGCACGGTGGTGATCAAGCCGGCCGAGCTGACTCCGCTGACGGCGCTGGCCGCCGCCGAGCTGGCGCTGCGCGCCGGCATCCCGGCCGGCGTGCTGAACCTGGTGACCGCCGACAGCGCCAACAGCATCGCCGTCGGCAAGGTGCTGTGCGCCAGCGACGTGGTGCGCCACCTGAGCTTCACCGGCTCCACCGAAGTCGGGCGCATCCTGATGGCGCAGAGCGCGCCCACCATCAAGAAGCTGAGCCTGGAGCTGGGCGGCAACGCCCCCTTCATCGTGTTCGACGACGCCGACCTCGACTCGGCGGTGGAAGGCGCCATCGCCAGCAAGTACCGCAACGCCGGCCAGACCTGCGTCTGCGCCAACCGGCTGTACGTGCAGGCGGGCGTCTACGACGCCTTCGTCGAGAAGCTGGCCGCCAGGGTCAGGGGCTTCAAGGTCGGCAATGGCTTCGAGGACGGCGTGGTCCAGGGTCCGCTGATCGAGCCCGCCGCGCTGGACAAGGTGCAGAAGCACGTCGAGGACGCACAGGCCAAGGGCGGCCAGGTGGTGGTCGGCGGCAAGCGGCTGCAGGGTCAGTTCTTCGAGCCGACCGTGATCGCCGGCGCTACCGGCGACATGCTGTGCGCCCGGGAGGAAACCTTCGGCCCGGTGGCTCCCGTGTTCAGGTTCGAGACCGAGCAGCAAGCCATAACCGCGGCCAACAACACCGAGTTCGGCCTGGCCAGCTACTTCTACAGCCGTGACGTCGGCCGCATCGTGCGGGTGAGCGAGGCCCTGGAGTACGGCATGGTGGGCATCAACACCGGCATCATCTCGACCGAACACGTGCCCTTCGGCGGCGTCAAGCAGTCGGGGCTGGGCCGTGAAGGCTCCAGCCACGGCATCGATGAGTACGTCGAGATGAAGTACCTTTGCGTGGGCGATGTGCTGAGCTAG
- a CDS encoding site-specific integrase, producing MFRRPSGVYFARMAVPRRLRERVGKTELIQSTGCRCAAVAKVIAAAILASWRRSLHDFDFGTQVDILQLQAGSPLLQVAQYLSLAEASSAAGIDAASLLRAAAEGRLGLFIDPGLQAGFFLPRSAFEYDRLTGIYEVPAAAHVPNAVPVEHPGVVQLYAADVAVIAGKLIDGQDCELVAFARPGNPNTAYCPTGGLRVNQSNLLMQSAQVETLRTTLAAGITDEQIEAAKQRARTLATPASARGHVRLREAIDAYMDERSRRCAADQARRVRAACELLAELMGNLPLQEVTRDVLRQYRDHQLPRVPARENKVRLRHGSRTVKESIGKVAGTDWPTISAAEVAKRMHWLAGLFEWLHQEKWIADDPAVGLAGAIAPKKASAVNRARDLFTRDELAKIFSAEWFATGKGKLTRQGTYREFLPYYYWLPLLGLYYGARINELCQLELGDIRQTQSGTWYIDITPETSAGAPGEARKRIKNVNSVRRVPIHPHLIDLGLLEWREALVREGHTRLFPELLHNERKGYSAAAVRWFSAYLGRLGWPRDGKKVFHSFRHTLASECLNKLGLSEEITAQISGHARGSSVLMERYRKDVATDELAKQVRRLDFNLPKIVRFDIEQGLQALRDALRRKKGRT from the coding sequence ATGTTCAGGCGCCCAAGCGGCGTCTACTTCGCCAGGATGGCCGTGCCGCGCCGACTGCGCGAGCGGGTCGGCAAGACCGAGTTGATCCAGTCCACCGGCTGCCGTTGTGCGGCGGTGGCCAAGGTCATCGCGGCAGCGATCCTGGCGAGCTGGCGGCGCAGCCTGCACGACTTCGACTTCGGCACCCAGGTGGACATCCTCCAGCTCCAGGCCGGCTCCCCGCTGCTGCAGGTGGCCCAGTACCTGTCGCTGGCCGAGGCGAGCAGCGCCGCGGGCATCGACGCCGCGAGCCTGCTGCGGGCGGCTGCCGAGGGGCGGCTCGGACTGTTCATCGATCCGGGCCTGCAGGCCGGGTTCTTCTTGCCCCGCTCGGCGTTCGAGTACGACCGGCTCACCGGCATCTATGAGGTCCCGGCCGCCGCGCACGTACCCAATGCTGTGCCGGTCGAACACCCCGGCGTGGTGCAGCTGTACGCCGCGGACGTTGCGGTGATTGCCGGGAAGTTGATCGACGGTCAGGACTGCGAGCTGGTGGCATTTGCCCGCCCCGGCAACCCCAACACTGCCTACTGCCCGACGGGCGGATTGCGGGTCAACCAATCCAACCTGCTGATGCAAAGTGCCCAGGTCGAGACGCTGCGCACCACCCTGGCAGCCGGCATTACCGATGAGCAGATCGAGGCCGCCAAGCAGCGGGCTCGCACGCTGGCGACACCGGCGTCCGCCAGGGGTCATGTGCGCTTGCGCGAAGCGATCGACGCCTACATGGACGAGCGCTCGCGGCGCTGCGCCGCCGACCAAGCAAGGCGGGTCCGCGCCGCCTGCGAGCTGTTGGCCGAGTTGATGGGCAACTTGCCGCTGCAAGAGGTTACCCGCGACGTGCTGCGCCAGTACCGTGACCATCAGCTGCCGCGGGTGCCGGCGCGCGAGAACAAGGTCCGCCTCAGGCACGGCAGCCGCACGGTGAAGGAGTCGATCGGCAAGGTCGCGGGCACCGACTGGCCGACCATCTCGGCGGCGGAAGTGGCCAAGCGGATGCACTGGCTGGCGGGCCTGTTCGAGTGGCTGCATCAGGAAAAATGGATTGCCGACGACCCTGCTGTCGGCCTGGCCGGGGCCATCGCACCGAAGAAGGCATCCGCGGTCAATCGGGCCCGGGACCTGTTCACCCGCGACGAGCTGGCCAAAATCTTCAGCGCCGAGTGGTTCGCCACCGGCAAGGGCAAGCTCACGCGCCAGGGCACCTACCGCGAGTTCCTGCCGTATTACTACTGGCTGCCGCTGCTAGGCCTGTACTACGGCGCTCGGATCAACGAACTTTGCCAGCTGGAGCTGGGCGACATTCGCCAGACGCAGTCGGGCACCTGGTACATCGACATCACCCCCGAGACGAGTGCCGGCGCGCCAGGAGAAGCGCGCAAGCGGATCAAGAACGTCAACTCCGTGCGCCGCGTGCCGATCCACCCGCACCTGATTGATCTTGGCTTGCTTGAGTGGCGGGAAGCACTGGTCCGGGAAGGGCATACGCGACTGTTTCCCGAGTTGCTGCACAACGAGCGCAAGGGCTACAGCGCCGCAGCGGTCAGGTGGTTCTCGGCCTACCTGGGCCGACTGGGGTGGCCGCGCGACGGCAAGAAGGTGTTCCACTCGTTCCGGCACACCTTGGCCAGCGAGTGCCTGAACAAACTTGGCCTGAGCGAGGAGATCACCGCCCAGATCAGCGGTCACGCCCGCGGGTCGTCGGTGCTGATGGAACGCTATCGCAAGGACGTGGCGACCGACGAACTGGCCAAGCAGGTGCGCCGGCTCGATTTCAACCTGCCGAAGATCGTGCGATTCGACATCGAACAGGGTTTGCAGGCGCTGCGCGATGCGCTCAGGAGAAAGAAAGGCCGCACCTGA
- a CDS encoding fumarylacetoacetate hydrolase family protein: MKLIRFDGGRVGVVDAQRVFDITDIVREDPVAWPPTGICRVIRDFDSFRPAIADRIKGGAGVPLDSVRLETPVPWPNKLMAYPVNYHDHAKEMASKGLANVQGYFLKSNSSLAGPSDRVELPALAGREVHHECEIALVIGKEGRQIPPERAMEYVFGYACLLDMTVRGKEERVFRKSYDTFTPVGPWIVTADEVPDPADIGMKLWVNDELRQQANTRDLIVDIPQMVAVASSASTLYPGDLIATGTPAGVGPVRDGDVITIEVEHVGRMSIPVVQGTRGANVVFEKPYEFVRAS; the protein is encoded by the coding sequence ATGAAACTCATTCGCTTCGACGGCGGGCGTGTCGGCGTGGTCGACGCCCAGCGCGTGTTCGACATCACCGACATCGTTCGGGAAGACCCCGTCGCCTGGCCGCCGACCGGCATTTGCCGCGTCATTCGCGACTTCGACAGCTTCCGCCCGGCGATTGCCGATCGCATCAAGGGCGGTGCCGGCGTGCCGCTTGACTCGGTGCGGCTGGAAACGCCGGTGCCCTGGCCCAACAAGCTGATGGCCTACCCGGTGAACTACCATGACCACGCCAAGGAGATGGCGTCCAAGGGCCTGGCCAACGTGCAGGGCTACTTTCTGAAGTCCAACTCCTCGCTGGCCGGTCCTTCGGACCGGGTGGAACTGCCGGCGCTGGCCGGCCGCGAGGTCCACCACGAGTGCGAGATCGCGCTGGTGATCGGCAAGGAGGGCCGCCAAATCCCGCCCGAGCGGGCCATGGAGTACGTCTTTGGCTATGCCTGCCTGTTGGACATGACGGTGCGCGGCAAGGAAGAGCGGGTGTTTCGCAAGTCGTACGACACCTTCACGCCGGTGGGTCCCTGGATCGTCACCGCCGACGAGGTGCCGGACCCGGCCGACATCGGCATGAAGCTGTGGGTCAACGACGAGCTGCGCCAGCAGGCCAACACGCGCGACCTGATCGTCGACATCCCGCAGATGGTGGCGGTGGCCTCCTCGGCGTCGACCCTGTACCCGGGTGACCTGATCGCCACCGGCACGCCGGCCGGCGTCGGCCCGGTGCGCGACGGCGACGTCATCACCATCGAAGTCGAGCACGTGGGTCGCATGTCGATTCCGGTGGTGCAGGGCACGCGCGGCGCCAACGTGGTATTCGAAAAGCCGTACGAGTTCGTGCGGGCCAGCTAA
- a CDS encoding response regulator transcription factor, with protein sequence MSHLTRNDYSTALSLLIDLERASGELPRLMAASVERLPALVACETVRLETGPEPEDGTAAAGQRQREGGWFALCLPLAAAGSRGARLVLRRRSAPFTPRERERLALLQPHLAWLFAQARRQGSRVLPRIAAQSERPLLLRPIHASRLTPREGDVMRWLSCGKTDADIAALLAISPRTVHKHLEHIYEKLGVETRTAAVMAVRRAGATAESSR encoded by the coding sequence GTGTCCCACCTCACCCGCAACGACTACTCGACCGCGCTGTCCCTGCTCATCGACCTGGAGCGCGCATCCGGCGAGTTGCCGCGCCTGATGGCTGCGTCGGTCGAGCGCCTGCCGGCGCTGGTGGCCTGTGAAACGGTCCGGCTGGAGACAGGACCCGAGCCTGAGGACGGCACGGCAGCTGCGGGCCAACGCCAGCGTGAAGGCGGCTGGTTCGCGCTGTGCTTGCCGCTCGCGGCAGCAGGCAGCAGGGGCGCCCGGCTGGTCCTGCGCCGCCGCAGCGCCCCTTTCACTCCGCGCGAACGCGAACGTCTTGCCTTGCTGCAGCCCCACCTGGCCTGGCTGTTCGCGCAGGCCCGGCGCCAGGGCAGCCGCGTCCTGCCGCGCATCGCGGCGCAGTCCGAACGGCCGCTTCTGCTGCGCCCGATCCACGCCAGCCGGCTCACTCCGCGCGAGGGCGACGTGATGCGCTGGCTCTCGTGCGGCAAGACCGATGCCGACATCGCGGCGCTGCTGGCGATCAGCCCGCGCACGGTGCACAAGCACCTGGAGCACATCTACGAGAAGCTGGGCGTGGAAACGCGGACGGCGGCGGTGATGGCCGTGCGGCGGGCAGGCGCGACGGCCGAGTCCAGCCGATAG
- a CDS encoding mechanosensitive ion channel family protein: MPTAITDWSAAMMTSLAAAMAMFLSAIPKIIGFAVIVIVGWLIASLVEKGVAAILRAVRFNDLARRSGLADFVGKMGTNTDPSGMIGLLAKWFIRLIALVVAFDALGLPAVSEVLQSLLLWLPNVVVALVVLVIGGLAARALSNLVRGAASEGGLSNPNLLAKVSSALVWAFAIVVAVNQIGIATELVNTLFMAFVGAIALGLGLAFGLGGRETAGQILNRWYSAAQEKGPQLAHAAEAGSQMASERVQGAGGPVGGSGSMGGGGGSMGGGSQGGDYGGGSGGGSTGGGYGGPSSGGGYGSSGGGSYEGGRAGGPQYPADGGPRTGTGASAPEGRDQMYPTPSSPRHPSEG, translated from the coding sequence ATGCCCACTGCCATCACTGACTGGAGCGCGGCGATGATGACATCGCTGGCCGCTGCCATGGCCATGTTCCTCTCGGCCATCCCCAAGATCATCGGCTTTGCGGTCATCGTCATCGTCGGCTGGCTGATCGCGTCGCTGGTCGAGAAGGGCGTGGCGGCGATCCTGCGCGCCGTGCGCTTCAACGATCTGGCGCGGCGTTCGGGACTGGCCGACTTCGTCGGAAAGATGGGCACCAACACCGACCCGTCCGGAATGATCGGGCTGCTCGCCAAGTGGTTCATCCGGCTGATCGCCCTGGTGGTGGCCTTCGACGCGCTGGGCCTGCCGGCCGTGTCCGAGGTGCTGCAAAGCCTGCTGCTGTGGCTACCGAACGTGGTGGTGGCCCTGGTGGTGCTGGTGATCGGCGGCCTGGCGGCCCGCGCGCTGAGCAACCTGGTGCGCGGCGCGGCCAGCGAAGGCGGGCTGAGCAACCCCAACCTGCTGGCCAAGGTGTCGTCGGCGCTGGTCTGGGCCTTCGCGATCGTGGTGGCTGTCAACCAGATCGGCATCGCCACCGAACTGGTGAACACGTTGTTCATGGCCTTCGTCGGCGCCATCGCGCTGGGCCTGGGCCTGGCCTTCGGCCTGGGCGGACGCGAGACGGCCGGCCAGATCCTCAACCGCTGGTACAGCGCGGCCCAGGAGAAGGGCCCGCAACTGGCGCATGCGGCGGAAGCGGGCAGCCAGATGGCCAGCGAGCGGGTGCAGGGCGCAGGCGGCCCGGTGGGCGGCAGCGGCTCCATGGGCGGCGGTGGCGGCTCCATGGGTGGCGGCTCGCAGGGCGGTGATTACGGCGGCGGCTCGGGGGGCGGCTCGACGGGCGGCGGCTACGGCGGCCCGTCCTCGGGCGGCGGCTACGGATCGTCCGGCGGCGGCTCCTACGAGGGCGGCCGCGCGGGCGGGCCGCAGTACCCTGCCGATGGCGGCCCCCGCACCGGGACCGGTGCGTCCGCGCCGGAAGGCCGGGACCAGATGTACCCGACGCCGTCCTCGCCGCGGCATCCGTCGGAGGGTTGA
- a CDS encoding DUF1059 domain-containing protein, which produces MGRQYVDCREIPSDMNCTVAIAADSEKELLDAAVQHAVAVHGHSDTPELRQMVAQAIKPGTPPVEAPAKQAA; this is translated from the coding sequence ATGGGCAGACAGTACGTCGATTGCCGGGAGATCCCGAGCGACATGAATTGCACGGTGGCGATCGCTGCCGACAGCGAAAAGGAACTGCTGGACGCCGCCGTGCAGCACGCCGTCGCCGTGCACGGCCACAGCGACACGCCGGAGCTGCGGCAGATGGTGGCGCAGGCGATCAAGCCGGGCACGCCGCCCGTGGAAGCGCCGGCGAAGCAAGCGGCCTGA
- a CDS encoding helix-turn-helix transcriptional regulator codes for MDLSEQSFHRFIDLVYEAAEGPRHWRRFYEALQQALGVQSIHMLGTDKRHGTLSYSDGANMPVEGELAYMQHYRFVDPRAPVVLQRAVGEWTHCHEILDESTVARHPFYQEFLIPHDRRYMTATKLVDTPEATIIFSTLSSAAQGPLSAEARAFMDRLLPHLQRACRIGLQHFVYSTQALVGQLLVNKLRQPVILMTPGGEVMHTNEAAQELLRSTGLVAVEDGRLQLPQPHHADLLRHCAEMEQAIKSAQADAPAAGGPVASLFRSLLIAQEGRGERAETLYAFFSMLAPQQMMGSFGLRPVVMLIFYHPASAPPIDSGLLYAVFGLTPAECRIATLLAEGIALKRIAEIQGTQHETVRKQLRSIYQKTATNRQPELVRLLLHLPHNAVQN; via the coding sequence ATGGACTTGTCCGAGCAGTCTTTCCACCGTTTCATCGACCTGGTCTATGAAGCCGCCGAAGGCCCGCGCCACTGGCGCCGCTTCTACGAGGCGCTCCAGCAGGCGCTCGGCGTGCAGTCGATCCACATGCTGGGCACCGACAAGCGCCACGGAACCCTCTCCTACAGCGACGGCGCCAACATGCCGGTGGAAGGGGAGCTCGCGTACATGCAGCACTATCGCTTCGTGGATCCGCGGGCGCCGGTTGTCCTGCAGCGCGCCGTCGGCGAGTGGACGCACTGCCACGAGATCCTGGACGAATCCACGGTGGCGCGCCATCCGTTCTACCAGGAGTTCCTGATCCCCCACGACCGCCGCTACATGACCGCTACCAAGCTGGTCGACACGCCCGAAGCGACGATCATCTTCTCCACCCTCAGCAGCGCTGCCCAGGGTCCGCTGTCGGCCGAGGCGCGCGCCTTCATGGACCGCCTGCTGCCGCACCTGCAGCGGGCCTGCCGCATCGGGCTGCAGCACTTCGTCTACTCCACCCAGGCGCTGGTCGGCCAGCTGCTGGTGAACAAGCTGCGCCAGCCGGTGATCCTGATGACGCCGGGCGGCGAAGTGATGCACACCAACGAGGCCGCGCAGGAGCTGCTGCGGTCCACCGGCCTGGTGGCGGTGGAAGACGGCCGGCTGCAGCTGCCGCAGCCACACCACGCCGACCTGCTGCGCCACTGCGCCGAGATGGAGCAGGCGATCAAGTCCGCGCAAGCCGACGCGCCGGCAGCCGGTGGACCGGTCGCGTCGCTGTTCCGCTCGCTGCTGATCGCGCAGGAGGGGCGCGGCGAGCGCGCCGAGACGCTGTACGCCTTCTTCAGCATGCTGGCGCCGCAGCAGATGATGGGCAGTTTCGGCCTGCGGCCCGTGGTGATGCTGATCTTCTACCACCCGGCGTCCGCTCCTCCGATCGATTCCGGCCTGCTGTACGCCGTGTTCGGCCTGACCCCGGCGGAATGCCGCATCGCCACGCTGCTGGCCGAGGGCATTGCGCTCAAGCGCATCGCCGAGATCCAGGGCACGCAGCACGAGACCGTGCGCAAGCAGCTGCGCTCGATCTACCAGAAGACCGCGACCAACCGCCAGCCGGAATTGGTGCGGCTGCTGCTGCACCTGCCGCACAACGCCGTGCAGAACTGA
- a CDS encoding tripartite tricarboxylate transporter substrate binding protein, with translation MACFSTRASGVSRRLSIALLAALGTGAALAAFPERPIRIVVPFPAGGGTDIVARVIGPHLSAELKQPVVFENKAGASTVIGTEAVANAPADGYTLLFTSSAFTANASLIKSLPYDPLRTFTPIGSAALHPFVLVAHPSLPANNLKELIAYAKANPGKLNYASVGPGSSQHLGMELLKRMAGVDIAHIPYRGSAPAMTDLLGGQVNLMFNGVSPTLQHIRTGKLKVLATDADRRVSVLPDVPTVAEAALPGYKITTWSGLLAPAAVPADVRERLAAAWTKAMAVPEVQKALTDRGLVPNPLAPAQFAQMLGEDKEAWAKLVRDTKVEPE, from the coding sequence ATGGCTTGTTTTTCCACCCGAGCTTCCGGCGTGAGCCGGCGCCTGAGCATTGCCCTGCTGGCGGCGCTGGGCACCGGCGCCGCCCTGGCCGCCTTCCCGGAGCGGCCGATTCGCATCGTGGTGCCGTTCCCCGCCGGCGGCGGCACCGACATCGTGGCCCGCGTGATCGGCCCGCACCTCTCGGCCGAGTTGAAGCAGCCGGTGGTGTTCGAGAACAAGGCGGGGGCCAGCACCGTGATCGGCACCGAGGCGGTGGCCAACGCGCCGGCCGACGGCTACACGCTGCTGTTCACGTCCAGCGCCTTCACCGCCAACGCATCGCTGATTAAGAGCCTGCCGTATGACCCGCTGCGCACCTTCACCCCGATCGGCTCGGCGGCGCTGCATCCGTTTGTGCTGGTGGCGCACCCGTCGCTGCCGGCCAACAACCTGAAGGAACTGATCGCGTACGCCAAGGCCAACCCCGGCAAGCTCAATTACGCATCGGTGGGCCCGGGCAGCTCACAGCACCTGGGCATGGAGCTTTTGAAGCGCATGGCCGGTGTCGACATCGCCCACATCCCGTACCGTGGCAGCGCACCGGCAATGACCGATCTGCTGGGCGGCCAGGTCAACCTGATGTTCAACGGCGTGTCGCCTACGCTGCAGCACATCCGCACCGGCAAGCTCAAGGTGCTGGCCACCGACGCGGACCGCCGGGTTTCGGTGCTGCCGGACGTGCCGACCGTGGCCGAAGCGGCCCTGCCGGGCTACAAGATCACGACCTGGTCCGGTCTGCTCGCGCCGGCGGCGGTGCCGGCGGATGTGCGCGAGCGGCTGGCGGCGGCCTGGACCAAGGCCATGGCCGTGCCCGAAGTGCAAAAGGCGCTCACCGATCGCGGGCTGGTGCCTAACCCGCTGGCGCCAGCCCAGTTCGCCCAAATGCTGGGCGAAGACAAGGAGGCCTGGGCCAAGCTGGTGCGCGACACGAAAGTCGAGCCCGAATGA